The Sesamum indicum cultivar Zhongzhi No. 13 linkage group LG6, S_indicum_v1.0, whole genome shotgun sequence genome has a segment encoding these proteins:
- the LOC105163771 gene encoding uncharacterized protein LOC105163771: MASLQVGATPVEDVIIEAEATPQLVAQPPPPPPEPVKSTVDVEEEEEEGGGVDELTAPPYEGEVENWDDEEEKDDIEYSPLTEREGGAFRSAAGQPGATFGDFNEDEEEEDEHAP; the protein is encoded by the exons ATGGCCTCTCTTCAG GTTGGTGCTACTCCAGTGGAGGATGTGATCATCGAAGCAGAAGCAACCCCACAACTGGTGGCGCAGCCGCCCCCTCCGCCGCCGGAGCCCGTCAAGAGTACCGTGGatgtagaagaagaagaagaagaaggaggagGTGTGGACGAGTTAACCGCGCCGCCGTACGAAGGGGAGGTGGAAAACTGGGATGATGAGGAAGAGAAAGACGACATCGAGTACTCGCCGTTGACGGAGAGAGAAGGCGGGGCGTTTAGGTCCGCCGCCGGACAGCCAGGTGCGACGTTTGGTGATTTCAATGAAGACgaggaggaagaggatgaACACGCCCCCtga
- the LOC105163772 gene encoding putative lipid-transfer protein DIR1 has translation MGAGGMITKVVLLVVVIMVVLDGANAMSLCNVTEDGFTACKPSVTPPNPEAPSPECCEAVAGADLECLCSYKNSFMLPSLGIDPDLALALPAKCNVPSPPEC, from the coding sequence ATGGGAGCTGGTGGGATGATCACAAAAGTGGTGCTGCTAGTGGTGGTGATAATGGTGGTTCTCGACGGAGCAAACGCGATGAGTTTATGCAACGTGACGGAGGATGGGTTCACGGCATGCAAGCCATCGGTGACGCCCCCTAACCCGGAGGCGCCCTCGCCCGAGTGCTGCGAGGCCGTCGCGGGGGCTGACTTGGAGTGCCTGTGTTCATACAAGAACTCGTTTATGTTGCCTTCTCTTGGGATTGATCCTGACCTGGCCTTAGCACTTCCTGCCAAGTGCAACGTTCCTTCTCCCCCCGAATGCTAA